A stretch of the Xiphias gladius isolate SHS-SW01 ecotype Sanya breed wild chromosome 21, ASM1685928v1, whole genome shotgun sequence genome encodes the following:
- the trub2 gene encoding mitochondrial mRNA pseudouridine synthase TRUB2, producing MATAAVRMFRRLEGLFCVYKPSGVHWKLVRDNIETALLKGLNAAPSQPCPQEVRFLTHPGSDTDAPKGLTLSVASVPVLSKHHLVTGPEFQRIRVGVGHRLDAFSSGVLVLAVGNGNKVLNNLYRTRITRDYTLEGEFGTATDDFSHTGRVVERSTYDHITQDKLDRVLAMLQGANQKALLMYSSADMHTQEAYEMAVQGLLGPEGKSLPILTGLRCIHFQPPNFTLEVQCLNETQKYLRKVVHEIGLELRSTAVCKRVRRTRDGPFTLQDALTHHHWTAADVMHAIRQYHFSKKNKKHSQSHVRKPGLQPREENTTVSQQNETDEEAAPAGRIQ from the exons ATGGCAACTGCAGCTGTGCGCATGTTTCGGCGACTGGAAGGtctgttttgtgtgtacaaaCCCTCCGGTGTTCACTGGAAACTCGTCCGGGACAACATCGAGACAGCTCTTCTGAAAG GTTTAAATGCTGCACCGTCCCAGCCTTGTCCTCAAGAGGTCCGCTTCTTGACCCACCCGGGCAGTGATACTGACGCACCCAAGGGACTCACACTGTCTGTAGCCTCTGTGCCTGTACTGTCCAAACATCACCTGG taACTGGACCTGAATTCCAGCGTATTCGAGTTGGAGTGGGACATCGCCTGGATGCGTTTTCCTCTGGTGTTCTAG ttCTTGCAGTCGGGAATGGAAACAAGGTCCTGAATAATCTCTACAGAACACGAATCACAAGG GATTACACATTGGAGGGTGAGTTTGGGACTGCAACAGATGATTTCTCTCACACGGGTCGTGTTGTGGAAAGGTCCACCTATG ATCACATCACACAGGATAAGCTGGACAGAGTACTGGCCATGCTGCAGGGAGCCAATCAAAAGGCCTTGTTAAT gtATTCCAgtgcagacatgcacacacaggaaGCCTATGAGATGGCTGTGCAAGGTTTACTGGGTCCGGAGGGGAAATCACTGCCCATTTTGACAGGCCTGCGTTGCATTCACTTCCAGCCCCCCAACTTCACTCTAG AGGTGCAGTGCCTAAATGAGACTCAGAAATATTTGCGCAAAGTTGTGCATGAGATAGGACTTGAGCTGCGTAGCACAGCAGTGTGTAAAAGAGTTAGACGGACCAGAGATGGACCCTTTACACTGCAGGATGCCCTGACACATCACCACTGGACTGCTGCTGATGTCATGCATGCCATCCGGCAATACCACTTctctaagaaaaataaaaagcactcCCAATCACATGTCCGGAAACCAGGATTACAACCACGTGAAGAGAATACGACAGTGAGTCAACAGAATGAAACCGATGAGGAAGCAGCGCCGGCAGGTAGAATTCAATAA
- the slc2a11a gene encoding solute carrier family 2, facilitated glucose transporter member 11 isoform X1, translating to MSHSGAQKGSSLTLVLMVASAAIGGTLQYGYNLAIMNAPTTFIQTFINETFLERWEIQLEDYQVTLVWTIIVSIFSLGGFAGALIAGPMTIRFGRKKCLLLNNIFLMTGALLAVASRAAKSFEMIIISRVLVGINAGISMNVQPMYFGESAPKHLRGAISLSSAVFTAFGVVLGQVVGLREIMGSEPCWQYLLASNAIPGLIQLLTLPWFPESPRYLLIDRGDKEACINALRRLRGCEVQSSELDEILQEQAETKGMRPSRPWELFTDRSVRWQLISVMIISSAMQLCGNDSIYFYASYVFKEAGIADDKIQYVTVGTGTCEFTACIMCNLLIERKGRKFMLMGGFILMTVWAVVFTIALSFEHYISWMPYLSMTCIFTYILSFGMGPAGVTGVLPTEIFNQTARPAAYMIAGSMMWLNLFITGMIFPFLVSELSEYCFVPFGAVCLFSALYVGLFLPETKGKSLSVITSEFHKLNFKGQDKKCPSQTQAQYQLGEVCLSTAL from the exons ATGTCGCACTCCGGTGCACAGAAG GGCAGCTCTCTGACATTGGTGCTAATGGTTGCCTCAGCAGCCATCGGAGGAACTCTTCAGTATGGCTACAACCTGGCCATAATGAACGCCCCTACAACT TTTATCCAAACCTTTATCAATGAGACATTCCTGGAGCGCTGGGAAATCCAGTTGGAGGACTACCAGGTGACACTGGTCTGGACAATCATTGTCTCCATCTTCTCATTGGGGGGATTTGCAGGGGCTCTTATAGCAGGCCCCATGACCATTCGCTTCGGGAG GAAGAAATGTCTGCTGTTgaacaacattttcctcatgaCTGGTGCACTCTTAGCTGTGGCAAGTAGAGCTGCCAAATCTTTTGAGATGATCATTATCTCACGGGTCCTGGTTGGAATAAATGCTG GAATCAGCATGAACGTGCAACCCATGTACTTTGGAGAAAGCGCACCAAAGCACTTACGCGGGGCTATCTCATTGTCATCGGctgtttttacagcatttggtGTTGTGTTGGGACAGGTGGTCGGACTCAG aGAGATTATGGGCAGTGAGCCGTGTTGGCAGTACCTCCTTGCCAGTAACGCCATTCCTGGCCTCATTCAGCTGCTGACCCTGCCATGGTTCCCAGAAAGCCCCAGATACCTGCTCATCGACAGGGGGGACAAGGAGGCTTGTATTAACG CTCTGAGACGTCTGCGTGGCTGTGAGGTCCAGAGCAGCGAGTTGGATGAGATTCTGCAGGAACAGGCTGAAACCAAAGGCATGAGGCCCAGCCGACCCTGGGAGCTGTTTACCGATCGCTCTGTTCGCTGGCAGCTCATCTCCGTCATGATCATCAGCAGTGCCATGCAGCTCTGTGGCAATGACTCG ATTTACTTCTATGCATCGTATGTGTTTAAAGAGGCTGGCATTGCTGATGATAAAATCCAGTATGTCACCGTTGGCACTGGTACTTGTGAATTCACCGCCTGTATAATGTGC aACCTGCTGATCGAACGCAAAGGTCGGAAGTTCATGCTGATGGGAGGGTTCATTCTCATGACCGTCTGGGCTGTTGTCTTCACAATCGCTCTGTCGTTTGAG CACTATATATCGTGGATGCCATACCTGAGCATGACCTGCATCTTCACCTACATCCTCAGCTTTGGCATGGGACCAG CTGGAGTGACTGGTGTTCTGCCCACGGAGATCTTCAATCAGACCGCTCGGCCTGCAGCCTACATGATCGCTGGCTCCATGATGTGGCTCAACCTTTTCATCACGGGAATGATCTTCCCATTTCTAGTG AGCGAGCTGAGTGAGTACTGCTTTGTGCCTTTCGGAGCAGTCTGCCTGTTTTCTGCGCTCTACGTCGGCC
- the tgfa gene encoding LOW QUALITY PROTEIN: protransforming growth factor alpha (The sequence of the model RefSeq protein was modified relative to this genomic sequence to represent the inferred CDS: inserted 1 base in 1 codon): protein MTRIFWDTIFLISGSLFTFGAGPGNSTIIEARISIDTNSTAAPNTPTNSSATKSSASTTTIATTTDIPAVKNALSTFGAGQTNSTIIDAGISVDSNSSAAPNTSTNSSATVSSRSATATTTATTATSIPPVKKFVAAAVRSHFDDCPDSHRHFCFHGTCRFLILEETPACVCHPGFVGMRCEHADLLAVVATNHRQQTVATVLVLCVIGCVLXHGVVYTFTLLVEAGLSQAEPRTSLRPRKARSILLSI from the exons ATGACGCGGATTTTCTGGGATACAATTTTTCTCATCAGCG GTTCCCTCTTTACCTTTGGAGCAGGGCCAGGCAATTCAACAATTATTGAAGCTCGCATTTCCATTGACACAAACTCCACCGCTGCTCCAAACACCCCAACAAACAGCTCTGCAACAAAGAGCAGCGCAAGCACCACAACGATTGCAACTACGACTGACATCCCTGCGGTGAAAA ATGCCCTCTCTACCTTTGGAGCAGGGCAGACCAACTCAACAATTATAGATGCTGGCATTTCCGTCGATAGCAATTCCTCTGCAGCTCCAAACACCTCAACGAACAGCTCTGCAACAGTCAGCAGCAGAAGTGCCACTGCCACGACCACTGCAACTACAGCCACTAGCATCCCGCCAGTTAAAA AGtttgtggctgctgctgttcgGTCTCATTTTGACGACTGTCCAGACTCCCACCGCCATTTCTGCTTCCATGGCACATGCCGCTTCCTGATATTAGAGGAGACGCCTGCGTGTGT GTGTCATCCGGGCTTTGTCGGGATGAGGTGTGAGCATGCAGACCTGCTCGCTGTAGTGGCAACTAATCACAGGCAACAGACCGTTGCCACAGTGCTGGTGTTGTGTGTCATTGGGTGCGTTC ATCATGGTGTTGTGTACACTTTTACA TTGCTGGTGGAGGCAGGACTGTCGCAGGCAGAGCCACGCACATCACTACGTCCCAGAAAAGCACGGAGCATCCTGCTGTCCATCTGA
- the srsf3a gene encoding serine/arginine-rich splicing factor 3a, with the protein MGDPALHRDCPLDCKVYVGNLGNNGNKTELERAFGYYGPLRSVWVARNPPGFAFVEFEDPRDASDAVRELDGRTMCGCRVRVELSTGEKRSRSRGPPPSWSRRPRDDFRRRSPPVRRRVTTTLLTI; encoded by the exons ATGGGAG ACCCTGCTCTTCACAGAGACTGTCCACTCGACTGTAAGGTTTATGTTGGAAACCTAGGAAACAATGGAAATAAGACAGAATTAGAAAGGGCTTTTGGGTACTATGGTCCTTTAAGAAGTGTTTGGGTTGCTAGGAATCCACCAGGTTTTGCTTTCGTAGAGTTTGAAGATCCCAGAGATGCATCTGATGCTGTGAGAGAACTGGATGGAAG AACCATGTGTGGCTGTCGAGTGCGTGTTGAGTTATCCACCGGGGAAAAACGCTCTAGGAGCCGTGGCCCTCCTCCATCCTGGAGTAGACGCCCTCGAGATGATTTTAGGCGACGTAGTCCTCCAGTCAGACGCCG AGTCACCACCACGCTTCTCACCATCTGA
- the slc2a11a gene encoding solute carrier family 2, facilitated glucose transporter member 11 isoform X2, with product MVASAAIGGTLQYGYNLAIMNAPTTFIQTFINETFLERWEIQLEDYQVTLVWTIIVSIFSLGGFAGALIAGPMTIRFGRKKCLLLNNIFLMTGALLAVASRAAKSFEMIIISRVLVGINAGISMNVQPMYFGESAPKHLRGAISLSSAVFTAFGVVLGQVVGLREIMGSEPCWQYLLASNAIPGLIQLLTLPWFPESPRYLLIDRGDKEACINALRRLRGCEVQSSELDEILQEQAETKGMRPSRPWELFTDRSVRWQLISVMIISSAMQLCGNDSIYFYASYVFKEAGIADDKIQYVTVGTGTCEFTACIMCNLLIERKGRKFMLMGGFILMTVWAVVFTIALSFEHYISWMPYLSMTCIFTYILSFGMGPAGVTGVLPTEIFNQTARPAAYMIAGSMMWLNLFITGMIFPFLVSELSEYCFVPFGAVCLFSALYVGLFLPETKGKSLSVITSEFHKLNFKGQDKKCPSQTQAQYQLGEVCLSTAL from the exons ATGGTTGCCTCAGCAGCCATCGGAGGAACTCTTCAGTATGGCTACAACCTGGCCATAATGAACGCCCCTACAACT TTTATCCAAACCTTTATCAATGAGACATTCCTGGAGCGCTGGGAAATCCAGTTGGAGGACTACCAGGTGACACTGGTCTGGACAATCATTGTCTCCATCTTCTCATTGGGGGGATTTGCAGGGGCTCTTATAGCAGGCCCCATGACCATTCGCTTCGGGAG GAAGAAATGTCTGCTGTTgaacaacattttcctcatgaCTGGTGCACTCTTAGCTGTGGCAAGTAGAGCTGCCAAATCTTTTGAGATGATCATTATCTCACGGGTCCTGGTTGGAATAAATGCTG GAATCAGCATGAACGTGCAACCCATGTACTTTGGAGAAAGCGCACCAAAGCACTTACGCGGGGCTATCTCATTGTCATCGGctgtttttacagcatttggtGTTGTGTTGGGACAGGTGGTCGGACTCAG aGAGATTATGGGCAGTGAGCCGTGTTGGCAGTACCTCCTTGCCAGTAACGCCATTCCTGGCCTCATTCAGCTGCTGACCCTGCCATGGTTCCCAGAAAGCCCCAGATACCTGCTCATCGACAGGGGGGACAAGGAGGCTTGTATTAACG CTCTGAGACGTCTGCGTGGCTGTGAGGTCCAGAGCAGCGAGTTGGATGAGATTCTGCAGGAACAGGCTGAAACCAAAGGCATGAGGCCCAGCCGACCCTGGGAGCTGTTTACCGATCGCTCTGTTCGCTGGCAGCTCATCTCCGTCATGATCATCAGCAGTGCCATGCAGCTCTGTGGCAATGACTCG ATTTACTTCTATGCATCGTATGTGTTTAAAGAGGCTGGCATTGCTGATGATAAAATCCAGTATGTCACCGTTGGCACTGGTACTTGTGAATTCACCGCCTGTATAATGTGC aACCTGCTGATCGAACGCAAAGGTCGGAAGTTCATGCTGATGGGAGGGTTCATTCTCATGACCGTCTGGGCTGTTGTCTTCACAATCGCTCTGTCGTTTGAG CACTATATATCGTGGATGCCATACCTGAGCATGACCTGCATCTTCACCTACATCCTCAGCTTTGGCATGGGACCAG CTGGAGTGACTGGTGTTCTGCCCACGGAGATCTTCAATCAGACCGCTCGGCCTGCAGCCTACATGATCGCTGGCTCCATGATGTGGCTCAACCTTTTCATCACGGGAATGATCTTCCCATTTCTAGTG AGCGAGCTGAGTGAGTACTGCTTTGTGCCTTTCGGAGCAGTCTGCCTGTTTTCTGCGCTCTACGTCGGCC
- the hdhd3 gene encoding haloacid dehalogenase-like hydrolase domain-containing protein 3 isoform X2: MRGVMRAPLRWVLWDVKDTLLKVRSSVGEQYCKEAERMGLSLSPAEVDAAFLEAYQRYSSRYPNYGITQGLGGQSWWMGVVRDTFSQCRVRDPALLNTMAHNLYHNFSNAENWEVFPDSKKALESCCSLGLKLGVVSNFDSRLEAILHVCGLLSHFTFLITSEEAGVAKPSPVIFDQALQKCGVPAASVAHIGDHYVNDYLASRSVGIHGFLLDRHKKHNHPDVPREHQLTSLQEVPSWLQQHMD; this comes from the exons ATGAGAG GTGTAATGCGAGCTCCACTGAGGTGGGTGCTATGGGATGTGAAGGATACCCTACTGAAGGTGCGTTCCTCTGTGGGAGAACAGTACTGCAAGGAGGCTGAACGAATGGGCTTGAGCCTCAGTCCTGCTGAGGTTGATGCTGCTTTCCTCGAGGCATATCAACGTTATTCCAGCAGATACCCAAACTATGGCATCACGCAGGGTCTGGGTGGACAGTCTTGGTGGATGGGGGTGGTGCGAGACACTTTCTCCCAGTGCAGGGTGCGGGACCCAGCCCTGCTAAATACAATGGCTCACAACCTTTATCATAATTTCAGCAATGCAGAGAACTGGGAG GTATTTCCAGACTCAAAGAAGGCCCTGGAGAGTTGTTGTTCTCTAGGACTGAAGCTGGGTGTAGTATCCAACTTTGACAGCCGCTTGGAAgccattttgcatgtttgtggcCTGCTGTCTCACTTCACCTTTTTGATAACATCAGAGGAAGCAGGTGTAGCAAAGCCCAGCCCAGTCATCTTTGATCAGGCACTGCAGAAATGTGGTGTGCCAGCTGCCAGCGTAGCTCATATTGGGGATCATTATGTGAATGATTACCTCGCCTCTCGGTCTGTGGGCATCCACGGGTTCCTAttagacagacacaaaaagcaTAACCATCCTGATGTTCCTCGAGAGCATCAGCTCACCTCCCTGCAGGAGGTGCCATCATGGCTTCAGCAGCACATGGATTAA
- the rab44 gene encoding GTP-binding protein ypt2 isoform X1: MGSHRRSRGHQNYEYQTAREDSVIDAQKGSNVKPLTDGSAIKTTEEHREQHLGLDKISELDESDKKPSSNISISKATDHSRPVSEKAPKVTPVQYPHAEIRLGQGSQNKFSLAGDSRGADVRSKSYNVLMVGDSSVGKTSFMKRAQSGKFSLDLPASVGLDSCMWTVIVDGKPVVLQLWDTAGQERFHSITTQVFHKAQAFLLMYDITSSQSFSAVSYWANCIQEGAAENVTILLLGNKSDCAERQVKTQEGEILAKEYNFEFTECSAATGENVIQSLETVARMVSQKADTREEAMVLHKEPPQKKRSGCC; this comes from the exons atgggaTCTCACCGGAGGTCACGTGGACATCAAAACTATGAATACCAAACTGCAAGAGAGGACAGTGTTATAGATGCACAAAAAGGGAGCAATGTCAAACCTCTGACTGACGGAAGTGCCATCAAGACAACTGAAGAGCACAGAGAACAACATTTGGGCCTGGACAAAATATCAGAG CTTGATGAAAGTGACAAGAAACCATCGTCCAACATCAGCATCTCAAAGGCAACAGACCACTCAAGGCCTGTGAG TGAGAAGGCACCGAAAGTGACTCCAGTTCAATATCCCCATGCTGAAATCCGCCTGGGTCAAGGGAGTCAAAACAAGTTTTCTTTGG CAGGTGATTCCAGAGGAGCAGACGTCAGATCGAAAAGTTATAATGTGTTAATGGTTGGAGACAGCAGTGTAGGCAAGACCTCCTTTATGAAAAGAGCTCAAAGTGGGAAGTTTTCTTTAGATTTACCCGCCTCTGTTG GCCTTGATTCCTGCATGTGGACTGTGATAGTGGATGGAAAGCCTGTGGTGCTCCAGTTATGGGATACAGCAGGTCAAGAAAG GTTTCACAGCATCACAACTCAGGTTTTTCATAAAGCCCAGGCATTTCTCTTGATGTATGACATCACTTCTTCTCAGAGCTTCTCTGCAGTCAGCTACTGGGCAAACTGCATTCAG GAAGGGGCTGCAGAAAACGTGACCATTTTACTTCTTGGGAATAAGAGTGACTGTGCAGAACGGCAGGTTAAAACGCAAGAAGGAGAAATTTTGGCTAAG GAGTACAACTTTGAATTCACAGAGTGTAGCGCTGCCACAGGTGAAAATGTGATTCAGTCTTTGGAAACTGTTGCCAG gaTGGTGAGTCAAAAAGCTGACACAAGAGAGGAAGCCATGGTGTTACACAAAGAGCccccacagaaaaaaagatcaggATGTTGCTGA
- the rab44 gene encoding ras-related protein Rab-44 isoform X2 gives MGSHRRSRGHQNYEYQTAREDSVIDAQKGSNVKPLTDGSAIKTTEEHREQHLGLDKISELDESDKKPSSNISISKATDHSRPVSEKAPKVTPVQYPHAEIRLGQGSQNKFSLGDSRGADVRSKSYNVLMVGDSSVGKTSFMKRAQSGKFSLDLPASVGLDSCMWTVIVDGKPVVLQLWDTAGQERFHSITTQVFHKAQAFLLMYDITSSQSFSAVSYWANCIQEGAAENVTILLLGNKSDCAERQVKTQEGEILAKEYNFEFTECSAATGENVIQSLETVARMVSQKADTREEAMVLHKEPPQKKRSGCC, from the exons atgggaTCTCACCGGAGGTCACGTGGACATCAAAACTATGAATACCAAACTGCAAGAGAGGACAGTGTTATAGATGCACAAAAAGGGAGCAATGTCAAACCTCTGACTGACGGAAGTGCCATCAAGACAACTGAAGAGCACAGAGAACAACATTTGGGCCTGGACAAAATATCAGAG CTTGATGAAAGTGACAAGAAACCATCGTCCAACATCAGCATCTCAAAGGCAACAGACCACTCAAGGCCTGTGAG TGAGAAGGCACCGAAAGTGACTCCAGTTCAATATCCCCATGCTGAAATCCGCCTGGGTCAAGGGAGTCAAAACAAGTTTTCTTTGG GTGATTCCAGAGGAGCAGACGTCAGATCGAAAAGTTATAATGTGTTAATGGTTGGAGACAGCAGTGTAGGCAAGACCTCCTTTATGAAAAGAGCTCAAAGTGGGAAGTTTTCTTTAGATTTACCCGCCTCTGTTG GCCTTGATTCCTGCATGTGGACTGTGATAGTGGATGGAAAGCCTGTGGTGCTCCAGTTATGGGATACAGCAGGTCAAGAAAG GTTTCACAGCATCACAACTCAGGTTTTTCATAAAGCCCAGGCATTTCTCTTGATGTATGACATCACTTCTTCTCAGAGCTTCTCTGCAGTCAGCTACTGGGCAAACTGCATTCAG GAAGGGGCTGCAGAAAACGTGACCATTTTACTTCTTGGGAATAAGAGTGACTGTGCAGAACGGCAGGTTAAAACGCAAGAAGGAGAAATTTTGGCTAAG GAGTACAACTTTGAATTCACAGAGTGTAGCGCTGCCACAGGTGAAAATGTGATTCAGTCTTTGGAAACTGTTGCCAG gaTGGTGAGTCAAAAAGCTGACACAAGAGAGGAAGCCATGGTGTTACACAAAGAGCccccacagaaaaaaagatcaggATGTTGCTGA
- the hdhd3 gene encoding haloacid dehalogenase-like hydrolase domain-containing protein 3 isoform X3, with the protein MRAPLRWVLWDVKDTLLKVRSSVGEQYCKEAERMGLSLSPAEVDAAFLEAYQRYSSRYPNYGITQGLGGQSWWMGVVRDTFSQCRVRDPALLNTMAHNLYHNFSNAENWEVFPDSKKALESCCSLGLKLGVVSNFDSRLEAILHVCGLLSHFTFLITSEEAGVAKPSPVIFDQALQKCGVPAASVAHIGDHYVNDYLASRSVGIHGFLLDRHKKHNHPDVPREHQLTSLQEVPSWLQQHMD; encoded by the exons ATGCGAGCTCCACTGAGGTGGGTGCTATGGGATGTGAAGGATACCCTACTGAAGGTGCGTTCCTCTGTGGGAGAACAGTACTGCAAGGAGGCTGAACGAATGGGCTTGAGCCTCAGTCCTGCTGAGGTTGATGCTGCTTTCCTCGAGGCATATCAACGTTATTCCAGCAGATACCCAAACTATGGCATCACGCAGGGTCTGGGTGGACAGTCTTGGTGGATGGGGGTGGTGCGAGACACTTTCTCCCAGTGCAGGGTGCGGGACCCAGCCCTGCTAAATACAATGGCTCACAACCTTTATCATAATTTCAGCAATGCAGAGAACTGGGAG GTATTTCCAGACTCAAAGAAGGCCCTGGAGAGTTGTTGTTCTCTAGGACTGAAGCTGGGTGTAGTATCCAACTTTGACAGCCGCTTGGAAgccattttgcatgtttgtggcCTGCTGTCTCACTTCACCTTTTTGATAACATCAGAGGAAGCAGGTGTAGCAAAGCCCAGCCCAGTCATCTTTGATCAGGCACTGCAGAAATGTGGTGTGCCAGCTGCCAGCGTAGCTCATATTGGGGATCATTATGTGAATGATTACCTCGCCTCTCGGTCTGTGGGCATCCACGGGTTCCTAttagacagacacaaaaagcaTAACCATCCTGATGTTCCTCGAGAGCATCAGCTCACCTCCCTGCAGGAGGTGCCATCATGGCTTCAGCAGCACATGGATTAA
- the hdhd3 gene encoding haloacid dehalogenase-like hydrolase domain-containing protein 3 isoform X1: MTTSRVACSVMRAPLRWVLWDVKDTLLKVRSSVGEQYCKEAERMGLSLSPAEVDAAFLEAYQRYSSRYPNYGITQGLGGQSWWMGVVRDTFSQCRVRDPALLNTMAHNLYHNFSNAENWEVFPDSKKALESCCSLGLKLGVVSNFDSRLEAILHVCGLLSHFTFLITSEEAGVAKPSPVIFDQALQKCGVPAASVAHIGDHYVNDYLASRSVGIHGFLLDRHKKHNHPDVPREHQLTSLQEVPSWLQQHMD; this comes from the exons atgacgacgtCTAGGGTAGCTTGCA GTGTAATGCGAGCTCCACTGAGGTGGGTGCTATGGGATGTGAAGGATACCCTACTGAAGGTGCGTTCCTCTGTGGGAGAACAGTACTGCAAGGAGGCTGAACGAATGGGCTTGAGCCTCAGTCCTGCTGAGGTTGATGCTGCTTTCCTCGAGGCATATCAACGTTATTCCAGCAGATACCCAAACTATGGCATCACGCAGGGTCTGGGTGGACAGTCTTGGTGGATGGGGGTGGTGCGAGACACTTTCTCCCAGTGCAGGGTGCGGGACCCAGCCCTGCTAAATACAATGGCTCACAACCTTTATCATAATTTCAGCAATGCAGAGAACTGGGAG GTATTTCCAGACTCAAAGAAGGCCCTGGAGAGTTGTTGTTCTCTAGGACTGAAGCTGGGTGTAGTATCCAACTTTGACAGCCGCTTGGAAgccattttgcatgtttgtggcCTGCTGTCTCACTTCACCTTTTTGATAACATCAGAGGAAGCAGGTGTAGCAAAGCCCAGCCCAGTCATCTTTGATCAGGCACTGCAGAAATGTGGTGTGCCAGCTGCCAGCGTAGCTCATATTGGGGATCATTATGTGAATGATTACCTCGCCTCTCGGTCTGTGGGCATCCACGGGTTCCTAttagacagacacaaaaagcaTAACCATCCTGATGTTCCTCGAGAGCATCAGCTCACCTCCCTGCAGGAGGTGCCATCATGGCTTCAGCAGCACATGGATTAA